The following nucleotide sequence is from Leopardus geoffroyi isolate Oge1 chromosome A1, O.geoffroyi_Oge1_pat1.0, whole genome shotgun sequence.
CTGCGCCGGCAAacgccccgcccctcctcctctgGTCCTCTATAAAGCCTCGAGCTTCTCCTCGCGAGAGACTTCGTTCTCATGCTCGCTGCAGGGGTCGGAGGTCAGAGCGAGCGTCTCGCGGGCCGTAGGAGGAAGATGGCGGTGGAGTCGCGCGTTACCCAGGAGGAAATTAAGAAGGAGCCGGAGAAACCGATCGATCGGGAGAAAGTATGGGGTCCGGAAAGAGGTGGAGGTGGGCCTGGCGGGGCGGAGAGCGCGGCCTGTGCCCGAAGGCGGCGGTATTCCAGCTCCCCGGCGGTTCGGAGGCCGCGACGCCTCCGGAGGGGAAGGGAGCTCTGGGCTCGCAGCCGCTTTCTTTAacttctgcccttcctcctttcGCCCCCAGACGTGCCCGCTGCTGCTGCGTGTTTTCACCACCAATAACGGCCGCCACCACCGAATGGACGAATTCTCCCGCGGAAACGTACCGTCCAGCGAACTGCAGATCTACACTTGGTGAGAGTGCTGGGGCCGCGGGGGGCGCGGCCCTGGGGGGCGGTCGGACATTAAGTAATTCCCTGTGCCAGGAAAGAAGTGTCCTCCGTGTTTCCGCTTTTTCCCCTCCACTCGGGGCCTTTGGGCCCAGCTCTCAGAAAGTTGGAGGTTTTACCTGGTAGGTAAAAGGGGCCTGTCTTGTAACACGTTTAAGGTTCAAACTTTTTTGAGTTGTGACGAATTGACAGACCCAAGATTGCTATCGCTTGTTGTGGCTGCTGGGTACAGAAATAATACGTAAAGAAAATGCGGCGGCCTTCCTTAAGGGGCTCATGGTCATGGGATAAAGGGAAGTAAAGGGAAGTCATGGGATATTTATCCTCGAGAGCATTTGTGTGTGATATGAATCCTTAGgtgccatcatttaaaaaaaaagacaaagaaaaaacaggtTGATTTTTGATCTGGTGCTTAATGGAAAAGATTGTGATGTGTGTTCAGTAAAGACCTGCCCCTGAATATTTCTCTCATGGGTGGGTACCTTCCATACCCCCAAGTCTGTCCGGGGCCAGTACATACTGCAGACTTCTCTTTAGTGCTGCACGTATTTCCTTAGTTTCACATCATAATGGCTGTTTAGTAGCAGAAAAAGGTTAATAACTCTTAAAACGGTGCCTTTATTGTGATAAAGATATATGTAGCGTTACATTTGCCACTCTAAGGACTCAGTTGCATCAGCTATATACACATTGTGCAACTCTTAACCTGTTAGCAAAGCTTTTTCATTTCCCCCAACAGAAGTTCTACAGCTAATaagcagtaactccccattcctttCTTCACCCTGGTAGTCtgtatgaatttgcctattctaggtatCTTAAACAAGTGGACTCATAACAGTGTTTGTGGTgtttgccttatttcacttagcgtgataTTTCGCTCtctttttacggctgaataatacTTCCTTGtaggatataccacattttgtccaCTTACCTGCTGGTAGGCGCTtgagtttccattttttggcttttgtgaataatgctgctgtggacGTGGATCTGTCtaatccctgctttcaattcttttgggtatatacctagaaatggGACTGCTGGAACGGAcaggtatatgtttaactttttgaggaaccaccaaccTTTTTcccagcagctgcaccattttatagtCCTGGAAGGGTATGTAATTTTAAACTGTGAGCCCAGCACAGTACAACTTGATTCTTTAAACGTTGGgaccttatttgtctttttggagGTACCCTGTAGTGTGCTTCCAGTTCAGCATCATTCCAGGATAAAAGTTCCAGGGAGATTGGTTTAACTTACAGGGAGGACCTGTTACTAAAGGGTTGATGAAAATCTCCATTCAGAGATGAAAGTGGATGcttcttccaacaaataagagttcgTGTTTGCCAGGTGCTATGCTGAGATTCTGAGGGTATGAAGTAGAGAAGGTATCGCGGTTTCCTCCAGCTCAGTCTAGTGGGGAAAGCCCGTGAAGAAATGCTAAGGATACTTCAGGGTGAAGGTGGCAGAGTGAGATTTTACCAAAGACCTTCTGCTCCTAATCCagaagaaaagttacaaaaaaatgcTGCCTAGACTGTCCTGTCCTTAAAGTACAACCAAATAAGGAAAGATGCCTCTGTTGTATCTCAAAGTGATGGCCAAAGACGGATTCTGAAAGACTGAGTAGTTGGTGTCActgtagcacagagccctgccccctctgcctAAGAGCAGTACTGAAGGAGGATGAGTGAATAAATCTTGGCACTTCTTGATTTGTACAAGTAGACTGAGGGACTGAACAGGCAGCCCTAAGATAAGCCTAAGAAAGAAGAGTGCAGGCCAGAAGACCCTGGCACAAGCCAGCTGAATGTGCCAGAGTTCAGGGCACTGTATGCAGTTGGGGCAATAATAAGAAGCCAGAGGCCACAGGAGTGCTTGTATGGTCATTAAACAGGTTACTGAAAGAGAAGTAGTTAGGTAAGCTGTATCAGGGTTCGGTCAGAAGAACCGAACCAGCAGGAGATCTGCATGAAGGGCTTCGGTTCACGTAATTATGGAGACTGCCTAGGTACCTAGATCCTGATCTGTAGGGCGAGCTAGCAGGAAGGGCCAGGCTGAACTTGAGCAGGAGCTGAAACTGCCACAGCAGCCTGGATTTCTTATTCAGGGAAGCCTCCCCTCTGTTCTTAAggcctttcaactgattgaatcGGGCCTACTCTGATTGATTGAATGAAGCTTACTCACATTATCTGGGATAATCTCCTTAATTTAAAGCCAACTGGTTATAGACTTTCATCACATACACCGAATACCTTACAGCAACACCTAcattagtgtttgattgaataactggGGCTGTAGCTTTCCCACATTGACGCATAAAACTGACTCTTACACAGCAAAGTCTCTTCCCAAGAGAGCTCTTTCTTCATCCGTGCACTCAAGCTTCGGACTGGTGGTCGGAAAGCAACGCTTGGCATTCCCAGCTATTAGTTTAGGGAGACGGTCGTCGGCAGGTTGGAAGCTTGTAGGAGATTTACTGTCAGAACTGATAACGGATGTAAACCAGATTCCCTCAGTTCGTTAGGACAAGATGACAGTATGGGAAgtatttttagaaaggaagaaagaactctTTGTGGTGCACAGCATTAGTATATAAGGTGTGCCAGGGAATAATTAACATCAGGTGAAAAAAAAGGTCACCTCCAACACTGATTAAAAAATCAGCTTGATCTCAGACTTCATGGGGACAAAGTTAAAACAGGCAGGGGAGTTGTTGCAGAATAGAGTAGAACTTTGacagttaagaaaagaaaaaaagctacaaaattaGGAGGTGATAGGAGGGTAACAGTGTGACTCTATCTGAAATTTTGTAATTCCTtctattttacttgttttttcttctgttaaattcAATGgtgaattttgttaaaaatacgtataatatttgaagaatgaattatatttttgaattataacTTCATAATACATATCAAGTATGTGCTTGATAATcttcaaggtttttgttttctgcctcaTTGTGTATGTGTACAAGAAGATGCCTACAGTGGTGTTAACATCACTGGTCATTTCTGGTGGGTGAGATCTGGGGTGTAATTTACTGCATTCGTGCATGCagcttttcctcctctgtaaagtgtgTCAAGGGGAGAAAGGCAGTCATGCGCAGCTTCTCGCCCCATCCTTGCATGGCTGCGTAAGAGTGACCTGGGCCTGGAgctgtttacttgtttgttcgtttgttttccCCAAAGAGATAAGAACCCTCACAGCCTGTGCCGGACGTGTCTCTTTGGCAGTGCCTTTCCCTGTTCTGGGTTTGATGTGCCGTCGTCTGGCACCTGACCGGCCCCACTGCAGTGTCTGTTCCCAGGGGTCCTTTACCGGCAGCACAGGAAGGGTGTGTGCAGACTGTCGGCGCATCAGCTCCAGGGCGAGACCTGCTGGCGCTGAGGGACCCGCACTCTCAAGCCAGTCTCGTGCTGTCTTTTCTCTGTGCGAGTAAAGCATCGTTCCCTCCGTGATCTGTGTGAGTCGGGTCCGTCTGGGCAACCCCAGTACCCACACAACATGCAGTAGGTTGACATCCCGGGCCCACTGCTCCTGCTGGAAGGCACGGGTGTGCTCTGTGCCGTCCTCCACGTGATTGGACTCCTCCCCTGGAGGTGGGAACAGCTGTCACTTGTGTGACAGAAGTTTTATACAGAAACGTTTAAAAACCGAGATGGAGAGGAGTTGAAGGCAACATATACGGAGTTCCGTAATGAGGTGGAAATAAGGCAGTGGTGGTGGGGAGTGGAGAAGACGATTCGATCTGTGTTTAGGAGGCAGAAACAACAGAGATGGGAAGAACTTAACAGTGCTTGTAGGTTTATGACCTGAGCGGCTGAGTGGGTCTTGGTAGTTTCAGTGGTAAGAGGGCAAGGGCATTGTTCTGGGGGTGATGCTTTTGAAGAGTGTCTGGTGTCCTTGCTTCATTTTATAGCACCTTATAGGCAAAGTTGTTTCAGTTCCGCATCATCCATTAAGTTCTGCGTTCACATCGTTTCAGGGCAAGAATATGTATTGTCAAAGGAGCCTCTGCTTAGTCTAAAGAAAATTTCATGTTTCATTGGCCTTCTGGCTCCGTCATCTATAGAACTCTTACGATTCcatcttagaaagaaaaaacgTTACATCTTTACAAAAATGCTTTCCTGTCATTGAGTCTAAGATGCATTTCAACTTTAGACATGATAAAATGTGGAAAAGTATATATGCTTTAGAAACAAGGAAATACagttattttaagtgtttaggTTAATTTGGATTAGTTATTCTTAAGGAGGTAAATCACTAGCCCAGAAAGACGTTACATAGCAATGAAAGATAGCAGGTGTAATCCCTTAAAGTCCCTTTTGGCACTAAAAGTCTGACTTTAGTTCATCAAAATTTCAATCCTTGAGGCTGGTAAGGGGCGTTTATGGGGCAAATAGTATTAGCCACTTTAAAATTAAGTATAGGGGGCCCGGCTGACTCCGTTGGTAGAGcttgtgactcctgatctcagggttctgagtttgagccctgcgttgtgTGTTttgagattgcttaaaaataaaatcctaaaaaaaataataagtataagACCTTGACAGCCTCAATTCTAACAGGTCACAATCCAGACACACATAATTAACTCATTATATGTCAATATCCTTGCTATATTACTGTTATATTGTTGATTAATCaaatgtaatgtttttttaaaaaaaattcaggatggATGCAACTTTGAAAGAACTGACTAGTTTAGTAAAAGAAGTCTACCCAGAAGCTAGAAAGAAGGGCACACACTTCAATTTTGCAATTGTTTTTACAGATCCTAAAAGGCCTGGCTATCGGTaggtaacttttaattttttaattcctgTAATCTTTTTGGCTTTGATATGTTTTAATTGATAGGGATAACCCCTTTTAATGAGCCTCCTATTgggcagaaaataaatttatattatcttAACGTCTGGTTCAGCTTAATGTAGTAATTAATTTATAACTGTGCCGTAAGATAACGGAGCGAATCCAGTCCCGTGTTTACTTTGCATATTTAGCTTCGTTGGTCTGTGATCCATTAACAGTTGGTCTCCTTTTCTGCAGAGTAAAGGAGATTGGCAGCACCATGTCTGGGAGGAAGGGGACTGATGACTCCATGACCCTGCAGTCGCAGAAGTTCCAAATAGGAGACTATCTGGACATAGCAATCACCCCTCCAAATCGGGCACCGCCTCCTTCAGGGCGCATGAGaccatattaaattttatttactatgcCTTGAATTATTTTTCGTTCAGTtatgtaaaataaactttttcctCCCCTCGTCATTGCCATTAAGCCTTTAAACTCTAAACGAATTGTAATGCGTCTCCTTAGGAATTAGATTTGGCTGTGTTGGGTATTAACAGAACGTCCATGTTTCTGGTCCTtccataaaataatgaagaaaagtgCTCTTAGCATCCGATGTAAAACTGTATTGTCAAATACATGTGTGCAATCAACCGGAGTGTGAAAGTTCATGGCGATGGGAACAGGGTTTAATTAGCATTTGGGGTTTATGCCGAGTAGTGGAGGATGTTGTGTTGAAGCCCGAGTGGGGCAGAGTGACACAGCCGTGGTATTGCACGAAATAGAGTGCGAGCTCGTGGCCCAGCCACTCCGTGCAGGTAGAACTAGGGTGAGGTGGCTGGCGGAGGTGTCTTGTGGGAGCACGAGCCGAAGCGAGTTGAAGAAGCCATGTGTGCTGGAAGAGATCGCGCCGTCTGAATCAAGGTACGGTGACATAAAAAGTTAGAGGAGGATGGGTGCCACGGGgcgttttctgttttaaaaatggggagaatagGCATTTTGAAGACAGGAACCACTAGCGAGGAAATCAGGGTGAGAACTTAGGTGAGGGTGGAAAGGTTTCCCTTGAAGATCTGAaaatggagggagggatgaaagCAGAATCTTGAGGCCTGGGAGCAGAGCCAGGGAGGAGGCCCAGTGGAACGAGTAGGAGATACTCTCGCATCCCGTTGACGGTGCCGGTGAGGGGCCGGGGGGACGGGCTTGCGTCTGAGTATCTGGTTGGGGGGTCCGGGAGCGTGATGCCAAAGACCGGCTGGGATGACGTAATCTGGTTGCGCCAGGAGCTCCGCAGCCGCGGACCCGTTGCTCGAATCTGTGTGTTTGTAAAAGAGGGATGATGGCACACAGGATTAAGTGTCTGCAAAGGCCTGACCTGTAAGTGACCGTAAACCCTACCTGTTTTCTGTAAGGTCGAGTTTAGTCACAACTGGAACCGGTCTTCCGTGGCACTCTTGTTCCCGTCTTGAAGTGTATGGACCATGCGGCCGCTGTGGAATAAGCCTAAGTTACGTTAGTGGATTACGGGAGGAAATGGAAGGCGTATATTCCAGAATGAAAGACGAGGTGCTGGCAGTGGATTTCAGAGTCCGACTGCAGTCGTTTTGTACACACAGAAGCAGCCTTTTAAATGTGACGGGATGGGCCCCCCATCGCGAAGGCCGTCACCAGGCGGCAGAGACCAGCTTGGAGCTTAGATCTAATCTCGGGCCTCTTCTCTGAAGTTTACCCCAAACTCTTAGATTCTGTATTCATTCAGACTAGATGACTTGAGTTCTGGAGGTCATAAAAGTAATTtcaaccttgttttgtttttttttgagaagaagaGCCATGGTCCCTTCCTGTGTGTGGGAAGAAACTGATTTACTGTGCAGACGGCAAAAGCAGGAACTAAATTCAGGACCTTCGTAAGACAGTGTTTCCCATGATGTGAACCTCAGTGAGGGCTCTCCTGTAATTCCAGGTTATTGTCTTAGTAGTTTTAAAGTGGTTTATTTGCTTGGTTCCAACGTGGAATTTTCCCTTTAAAGATTGTGGTCTTCCACCGAAAGTACAGTTAAGGACTATCTAATGAACTTATTACTGACTATAATGCTAAGAATCAGAAGACTCGTACTTAGTCCTTGTTTACGTTTGGCTTTGGTAAGTATGGCTTTGGGTAAGTAACTGAGCCGTTTCcttaaatacaaaatagaaataaatggtcACCGTGACAGCACCGTGCTCAGTGTGTAGCATCCTGACTGCCTCCTATTTTGGAGTTGAAATTTTCCCTTTGGAGTAGTGTTGTAGTTCACGTGTTGCCTGTAATAACTTTCCAGTTTCCTCACAGTGTATGTGAACTTGGCATTTTGAGGTATTTACCAGATGTTCAATAGGGAGTCTCGCCATTACATTCCATTTAGGTTTTACGAAACACGACTGGAACCACCCTATCCATAGTGATCCTTGGCTCAGGTGACATTTGAGACAGCGGTGTGCACGTGAGCACGCGCAGGCctgtgagggggagagagagctatTAAACTGTTAGCTTAGgttgaaaattctaaaatttaagcGCTGTTATTCTTAAATAAAGAGCTGAACTTAGCCTGCCTCTTTCTATTCAATCAGACACGAATTCCAGACTTGgttttggggaaactgaggaggCAGCACCCGGAAACAGCTTCTCAGAATTACAGTCAGTGCTGGGCTGTGCCCGGCACGAGGAACTTGACTGCGTTTCCTCACTGAACCTTGACAGCCGAGCTACGGAGACCGTGGTTCCATCTAGCGATCAGGTGGGGGCCTGCTTCAAGCGGGCACCGCTGTGGGGCACGCGCACACAGGTACCCAGCAAAAGCTGAAACGTACGTTCCCCCAAGTAGGGTTCTTTGGCGGTTTCTTTCATTCTCGCCTCTGCAGCCTGGCTCCCACTCACGTTGCAGGGCTGCTTCCTGCAGGAAATCTCCCCGCCACAACTGGTTTCTCCCAGGGGCCAGTCTTCTGGAGTATGTAGACCGGTTCCAGTGTTTGTACAAACCAAGCCACCCATCGTGAGTGAAACCAGAGCTCCCAGCCGAGAGTTTCAGAGCAGCCGGACGGGGTCCGTGTGTTCCGATTTGTATTTTGCTGCTTGACTGTGGGTGGTTTTGCCGATAGCTGTAGTTTCTTGGAGCCCGCAGTGGAACCAAACCCGAAGGAAGTCTGTTTCTCAGGgattttcttccccccccccgccgtaATCCCTGGCAGGGGAATAAGCTCAAGcctaaaaagcaattttaatactaaatactaagaaaataattttgttaaacaGAAATCGTGATCCTGGGAATGTTATGCAGAATTTATTATAGAAAGGTGTTATCATTACAAAACCAACCTTGAGTTTGTGGGGAGGAGCCAATGAAATGCTGCTGAGTGTGCGTCATGGTGAATATTCAGTTAAAGTGCTATTtactaaggaagaagaaaaaaagcatttgtggCCCCTTGTTTTGTGCCTTCGGTTGTCAGAATTTCCTGTCCAGGCTAGCAGCTCCTAAGAAAAGTTCACATGGGAGTTGATGAAATTAAAGCAGTTTCAATTGTGAATGAGGTGAACCTCCCGAGGCATTTTTCACACCTGTAAACTGTAGAGTCCCTGCTGGGAATTGTGGGAATCTGTACGGTTCCTGATTACTTCAGCTCCCCTCGTGCTTCTCAGTACTTTGCCGGGACAAAATACATGTGACGAGTGCCCATCGGATAGCAGGTGCCATGGGCCTGGCAGTACCTGAATAAACCTGAGCCACATACGGATGCTTAGAGAGTCTTccagtctaggggtgcctggcagccgagtcagttgagcatctggcttcggctcgggtcacgatctcacagctcggtttgtgaggtcgagccccgcgtcggactccgtgctgagcgctcggagcctggagtccgcttccgattctgtctccctctctctgcccctcccccgttcacactctgtgtgtctctctctctctctctccccttcaaaaataataaaaaatttttttaaaaagtcttccagTCTAGTCACAGAAGTGTAACTGGTAACAGGTGGGTCGGAAGGTGTCACGACGAAGAGAATCACTGCTGAAAATGGCACTGGAGCTTGTCCAGCTCCTAAGGGCAGCTGGGTCGGATTTCTGTTCCCCACGTGGGATCTGGCAAGGGCCAAGGCACGGATGTGAGGGGGTAGGCGCTGAAGTGCCTGGTGGCTGGAGTAGGTACAAAGGAAATGTCTGATGCTACTGCGGTAATTTAGGTGAGAATCGCAGTAGCGGCAGAGGGCAAAGGGGAGGGAGCACGTCCCAGAGATGTTAGGCCAGCAGAAAGAATTGGAAGCGGGATCTGGGCTGGGACGCGGGACCTGGCAAGGGAAAGTCAGGCACTAGAGCCACGGTTTACTCATGTGCAAGTTGGGATGAGAGTACTCGATCCTTCGTAGGAGTTGATCCAAGAATTACATTGGTTCACGTGTTTAGAACTGGGCCTCGCGTAGTAAGACGTCACCACTGTTTCAGTAGCTTAAGTTGCTGGGTTCCTACAGGACGAACAAAAGCAACCAAGGTCCTTGCCGTCTTCCAGCTCACGGTCCGTTCGTAGCGACAAAAACGTACACCCAAATATACCACAAATTCTGCCGCCCGTCGTGAAGGGTGAAAACACGGTGCTCAGAAAGAACCAGGCGGGAGGGCCTCCGGGACCGGGGAGAGAGTGACATTTACCCCGAGACCTGAGGCAGATCGCCCCAAACGCCTCTGAAATGACCAGGAGACTCCAGCTAGCGAGGCGGAGGAGCTTGTGAAGCACTTAACCGAAAGGCCCCAGGCCGGAGCTGGCCGGCCGCAGGCCCGGCCGGAAGATCCGGCTCGGCGCTGTCACCCCTCGACTCGCGCTCGCCGGCCGGGGCTCCGTCCGCTTCGCGGTGAGAAGATGGCGGCTGGCAGCCGCGGCCGCGCGTCTCGGCACGTGGAGGCAAGAGGCGCGCGGTTTCGTTCACCGGCGCTCCCCCGAAGTCCCGGGATCGGCCCTCGCAGGCTTGACTTGGGCCAAAGGCCCGGCAACCGGCCGCTGTGGCCCGGGGCTGCGACGCTGCTCCGTGGCGCCCGGAGCTCGGCCGTGAGTTCTTCCGGGAAACCTGGAACGCCGTTTCCCCTCAAAGGCCGGTGGTGGGCGGACTGACGCGGAACCTCCAGCCACGGGAGGGCATTCGCTAAGCGGGGCGGCCGGGGAAAGTTCCTTCGAGAGCAGTGTGTGTGACGCCCCGCGGCAGGAAGGGGCGGAAAAGGCGAGCTGGCCCGTGCGGAGAGCACGAGCTGCGAGCGAAGAGGGACAAGTGGCCCAAGGTCAGATCGAATAGGGCCGCGGAGGCCGCCTCAGAGATCTTGGGTTTCATTTCGAAAGCACAGGGGGACACCGAAGGGTTTTAAGCCAGGAGACAGGCTTGCCGGATCCCGACCCTCGGAGCCTAATAAGCTGGAAGCATCGCAGCGCGAAGTAACGGGAACTAGGGCCATGGGGGAAGAGTGGAAAGGGCTGCGGGGGAGAAGTTTCGGGCAAATGGAAGTCGAGGGGCCGCCGCGAAAAAAGCAGGCGACCGGAAACGCTTACTTCGGTCTTTATTTCGCGTCTGAAGACACCTGAGGCTTCTCACCCCCACCCTCTTTCCAGCCCACTGCGAActtccttccctgggtccccgtCGAGGTTAGTGCTGTcgggggctcccgggtggctcggtgggttgagcatccaactttggctcaggtcatgatctcacggttcgcgggtttgaactgtgtgtcccgctcggtgctgacagctgggggcctggagcctgcctcggacgctgtgcctccctctctgccccgctcacgctctctcaaaaacaaacgtaaaaaacaaaaaactagtgcCGTCAACGACCTGTTTCGCCAAGCCCAGTGGTCGCTTCTGTCTTTTCACTCGGATCCTCAGCAATATTGATAGAGTTGATCACTCTCTGTGAAATATTTTCTGCCTTCACCGGCCTCTTCTCGACCTCCTTTGCTAGAGTGCTCCGCCTCTTTCTTCCAAAGTCAGGGGAACCCCAGGCTTGAGTCCCGAATATGCTTCGcgtccacccctccctccttcgGCCGTCTCATCTGCTCTTGGATCTATGTGCGTGTAGCTCCAGAAAACCGCCAACAAGAGCTTGACAGCAATTCGGGAGTCATATATAAAATTGACCAGAGCTttcccttgaaaaataaaactgaaaaacttgCAGATAATTATGTTACACTACAgttaacaaaaattaagttataaCCACATAGTAATTCCTAGAACAAAGAATCATCAAGTGTTGTTTTAGGGATGATCTTCTAACAGGATGAGAAGAGCACGGTGGGACAGGTCTTCACATTGGACTTCCGAGGCACAGGCATAAAAGAGGGTCGGGTCATCTTTCCTGCGTCCAATTTCCCAAGCCTAAGCCTTTGAAGGTTAGTAGGCTGGGGACACTGAAGCACCTTGTCAAGATACTTGCAAACTGCTGCTTCTCAATTTTAACTGGTGTCCACAGAGGACAggcccttcttctccctctggctGTAATCTGGAGTTCGCCAGCATTACTTGCATGAACTTAGAACTACTTCCTGGGCTTGGACAGGGAGGCCTGAAGCTATCAGAGGGCTCAAGAGACAAGggcccctgcctcctggggtCCCAGGTGACAGTCCACAGAAGGGCACCTGGCCCAGGAAGAGTCCTCAAAACCTTCCACATAGAGGCTCGGGGTGTGCTGGGTGGCCAAGCTGGAGAGAGGGAACGCTGAGAGGGTCAGCAGCCACGTGGTGGATGGAGTGGACTGGAGAGGACAGAACTGACGCGTACGAAGAAGCTGTGAGTAAAAACAAAAGGCACGCGTCCTGCTGGGTGAGCCCCTGGCTCTGGTGGTCCGCCCGAGGCCGTCCGCGGTATAGTCACCCAGGCCTGcggcctcctccctcttcctaaATTAACTTAAGCTGTCATCTGTAGACAACAGTCTTAAGAGAGCGCTGCTGAGCTAAAAGGTGTGAAAGGCTCGGGGACAGTCGTGAGAGGAGACAGGACAAGGACAGAGCCAGAATCAAGGGAGGAGCCCAGCTCTGGCTGACGGCACCACCACCCCGCCACGAGAAGATCAGGATG
It contains:
- the SAP18 gene encoding histone deacetylase complex subunit SAP18 isoform X1, giving the protein MPAFFLRTQHAGAAGPELPRRTMSCACAGKRPAPPPLVLYKASSFSSRETSFSCSLQGSEVRASVSRAVGGRWRWSRALPRRKLRRSRRNRSIGRKYGVRKEVETCPLLLRVFTTNNGRHHRMDEFSRGNVPSSELQIYTWMDATLKELTSLVKEVYPEARKKGTHFNFAIVFTDPKRPGYRVKEIGSTMSGRKGTDDSMTLQSQKFQIGDYLDIAITPPNRAPPPSGRMRPY
- the SAP18 gene encoding histone deacetylase complex subunit SAP18 isoform X2: MPAFFLRTQHAGAAGPELPRRTMSCACAGKRPAPPPLVLYKASSFSSRETSFSCSLQGSEVRASVSRAVGGRWRWSRALPRRKLRRSRRNRSIGRKYGTCPLLLRVFTTNNGRHHRMDEFSRGNVPSSELQIYTWMDATLKELTSLVKEVYPEARKKGTHFNFAIVFTDPKRPGYRVKEIGSTMSGRKGTDDSMTLQSQKFQIGDYLDIAITPPNRAPPPSGRMRPY
- the SAP18 gene encoding histone deacetylase complex subunit SAP18 isoform X3, with amino-acid sequence MLAAGVGGQSERLAGRRRKMAVESRVTQEEIKKEPEKPIDREKTCPLLLRVFTTNNGRHHRMDEFSRGNVPSSELQIYTWMDATLKELTSLVKEVYPEARKKGTHFNFAIVFTDPKRPGYRVKEIGSTMSGRKGTDDSMTLQSQKFQIGDYLDIAITPPNRAPPPSGRMRPY